In the genome of Agelaius phoeniceus isolate bAgePho1 chromosome 14, bAgePho1.hap1, whole genome shotgun sequence, the window CAGCACCTTCAAGCCATGGAAACATCCTTGACAAGAGCAAAACCTTCTTTTCCTACTGAAAAGCTGAGGAAAACACTCCCTTTGAGGCACCAACAGAGAAATTTGGGCTTCTTATataaaacaaacccacagcacGGGGCACAAAGCCGTTTTCCAGCAGAAAGTGCACGTTCCCACCCTGAAAGTGGGCTAAAGCCAGCCCAGTTACACAATGGGAAGGGCTCAGGTagtgcctggctgcagctgcatttgATACCCTGCGAGGGCTGTGGGAGCATCAGCCCCGGCTCCTTCCCTCGCTCAGGCAGCCCATCAAATATTTACTGGGCTGCCATAGGCAATTACATTAGAGGAGATAGTTAAACACCCCCTACCCCAGGGCACCCCCCTGCAATGTAAATCAAACAAATTGGACTCTTTTCACAATTGACACACACGATTTTACTTACTGTAAATAATTTAGTATTAAAAAGTCGAGCTACACTTTGCCCCatctggattttcttttctccctctctctctcccgcTCCGCGGACTCCAGGTTCCTAATGCAGGAGATGGAGTGCAGGAATTTTGCTGCCTGGGTGAGCTGTTAGAAGATTCCCATTTCCTAATGGAAGAAACCACACTCAGGAAAGCTGTGAAGTTGCCCATTtaaaagcagcagagatgtTCCAGCTAACAAAGGATGGGAAGGATCCCTCCCTCCGGAAGGAGTTGAGTCTATTGCTGGTTGGCATCTCCTGGGGTCGCAGCAATCTCCTATAAAAGTTGGCTGAATGGTTgcactttttaattaaaagccaTCTTTCCTGATTAGGCTCAGTGGGGTTTTAATAAGGATTTTTACAAGCTGGATCTGTTGGCCAGCACGGATCATCTTTCTCTTACACCTCAAGTGCAAGACCTGCATTAAACACCCTGCTCTTCTGGCTGGGAAGGGATCTCATCCTCATTAGGAGCTATTCCTGCATTTTCCTCCAGAAACAGGCATTTTGGAAGTGTGTTTTTTCAGCCCACGCCTTGGCACTGTGGCTGGAGGGGTTCAGgagctgtgtggatgtggcagctggggacaagtgTCAGTGGTGGCCCTGCTGAGGAATGCTTGGACTCAAGGATCTGAGAGGATTTTCCCCACCTCaatgattccatggttctgtgatgTCTGCTCCTAATTCCAGAATTAGGCCTCTGTTGAGTTTTCCATAATGCCCCCATCTGTCACCTGAGGTGTCACTTCAGCCTGTTGAGGTCCTGTTCTTGACCCCACACCACATTTAGTTCAGTGTGGGAGGAATGTTCTTCCCAATGCCACGGGCTCGTCTCGGGAACGAGCCAGACTTTAATTGAGTTGAAAAGCTCCTGGGCCTGGGTTTTCCATTCCATTCCTGCACTCCATCTGCCAACTCCAGCCACCCCTGGTCCCAGTGCACGGGCCTCTGGCAGGTAGTGCCACTTCCCCATTTCCTGACAGAACCAATTTGCATCAGAAAACACCAATTCCAATGAGATTGAAACATTTAATTCCCCAACATCTTAATTTTGAGGGATGGCTCCTCCCTGGGGTTCCCACATTAGGATGTGGGTTGTGGGGGATGTGAGGTGCTCATCGGAGCCTCAGCCTGGGACAGCCGGGACCatcctggcagagcagctgccaggggctgggatggctcCTGGAGTCAGAACTCGGGGCTGAAAATTCCAAGTGCACCAGAAATTCACCAGTTTTGGCTTCTTCCACCTGCTcaggccctggccaggagcataaggaaaagggaggggagggaaggaccAAGCGGGGCAAGGTTGTCTCTGCATCACCCCACATGAGGTtttccaggagcagccccgacAGCCAGGGCAGGTGTGGAGCTGTCCTTAATGTCTGGGGTGACACCTGCCCTGGCCACCCACCAGCATTGTCCCCCACTGCTGGAAGATGTGcgtgtgccaggctgggatggctGAGCCGAACCTCCCCTGGCGAGCACAAAGTGGCAGCAGTCACTGGGGGCAGAGCCAtttccagccagcccagctgtctgCCCGGGATGCTCCAAGCCGTGTCCCTTTTGCAGGATGCTCTCCCGGAGCCCTGGAAAGCCGGGTCCCCCCTGCTCCGCTCTGGATTGCTGGAAGCTGTTAATCGCCGCCCGTGGGTTTAATTGGGAGCGAGAACACACAGACCCCATTAAAGCCCACGAGGGTGCCAAGGGCTCTCGTTCAGGCACAAATGAAGGAGCAATCAAACCCACTTAGGTAATAAAAACAGCTGGAGTCTGCAGGCAAGTGCCTGAGGCAGCGAGGCACATGGCAGGCCTGGGATGGAAAACACGGGGAGCAGGCGGAGCTGCGGGGTTTGGTGGCTGCGGGCAGGGAGCCAGCCTGGGAAATTATGGGGCATCCTCAAAAGGCAGCGGAGAGCTGGAGCTTCTCGAGCTCAGACCTTGCTGAGAGTGTGTCCAGGATTGTTTTTCCAGTGGGAATGAGAAGCCAGAGGCCCTGGGCACTGGCTGTAGGGGTCATGAATCCCAAAATATTCTTGCCCTGTTGGCTCATTTGCCATTCTGTGGCACAGAACCACAGCACACAGTGTGAGGAGACTCCTGGCTCTTTATTTCTGCACAGGGATTTATTTCAGAAAGGGTCCCCAAAGCCACTGACCAGGCTGAGGTGCCAGCTCAGCCTGGAAGCTGGAATCACCCTGGAAGGAATTTGTTTTCCAAAGACTTAGATCTTGAGGGTCTTTGTCAGTGCTTTTATTCGTTTTAATAGGAAGGATCCTGACTTTCCTCTATTTAATTCTGATTCCAGTGAAGCATTTCCTGCTTTACAGGGGTTGCTGATATGGATGGGTGGGAGAGGTGGGTCTAGAATATTCCAGTTTTTGGATCAGTTAGGGAGGAAAGCTGGAACAGAAGTTAAAAGGCTACAAGGAACATTGCAGAGCTGTCCCATCTTAGTCCAGaaagccagagcagagcactggCAGTCCCCTGGAAGTTCATCCCACTCCATGGAAGTGCCAATACTCAGCTGCCCAGGGCTAAAGCAACAACTGTGGAAGTGCTTGAGATGTTTGTGATTATCACTGCTGTAGAAACCTCTTCTTGTGTGGTGTTTCCACATCTTTGCACAAAGACAGGAggattttccttgtttttccctGCCCAGGAGGAGCCTGATAAATCCCAACTCAACCCAGAGATTTGATATGGGGGCACTGCTCTCTTCCCCTCTGGGAGCAGCCCACAGATCCACAGTGTAGGAGGTGGTGGGAGGACGAGCTCATCCATggaacagggctgggagggggtgCTTGATGTCCCTGTGGTGTCCTTGTGTTTTAGTGTCAgtgccagggtgcccagaggtGAACTCAGGGATCCTCCCTGAGCGTCCCTTGCTCAAAATGTTCATTGTCAGGACAAAGTTCAGGGCAGGATGCTCAGGGCTGCCACAGGAGAAGAGCAAAGGCTTGGTGGTTTGGAAAAGTCTGCTGGCACACAGAGGAATGGGAAGGAGGGAATGCTGTTTACTTCAACTGATCCAATTTTCCTACATGAGCAGCAGTGAAATGCAGCTTGGCACAGGTTTGCTTCCTTGGGGAGAGTGAAatccagggccaggagctgaacTGCTCTGTCCAACCTTCTCTGAGCtgctgaaatgcagaaaatgaGGAAACGTGGGGGTGGAGGGGCCACCAAGAAGAGCCCAGCAAAAGGAGCTGTGGAATATCCTGAGACAAAAGCTCCCAGAGTCATGAGAGAATGCACAAACCCAGCTGGAGGGGAGAGATCCCACTGCAGAGCACCTGGAAGGGGCAATTCCAGCCTCCAGACTCCTCTGGCCATCAGcctccaggagcagaggggaggcCTGactcagagctgggctggcagcaggagaagggaagaggctcctgagctgctgcctccgGAGAGCCGGAGCATCCTGgcagggcctgctgtccctggcactgggggatgctccaggaagggctggcagTGTCTCAGGCCAccagggacaggtgacagggCCTCCCTGGCAGCACCTTGATGCTGGCGCAGGGTTTTCCCCAGGAGGATTTCTCTGGAGTCAGGATTCAGCCCTGGGGACTCTCCCCCACCCTTTGCATGAGCCAAGGGCTGCACGGGGCTGCTTTTGGGGACTTCCATGGTGGGATTGGTGGCTGTGCCCGAGTCTGGGCATCACCAGACACAGTGATTGTGCCTTTCAGTCTCCTGTCACTGGATCTGACCTTTCCCTGGGCAGGTCCAGCACCAAGGAAATGTCTCTGCTGGTTCCCTcatgtccctgcccacagcaaggggctggaactggatgatctttcaGGTGCCTCCCAGCCCAACCCACTCTGTGATCTTTTTGGGGATGGTTCAGCCTCTCAGGTAAGGCGGGGATCAGGTCATGGGGTCAGGTCaggattttcctttccctgtgaCATTCACTGACCATGTCTGTCCCGAGAAGGGACTGAGGATGCTGTGCTCAGGCTCTGTGGAGAAGAGTGCCAAAGGGAGCAGGATACAGATCCTGCCCCTGACTCTGCTGCTCCGTGCACCAAAGCCATCgaggctggattttggggctggagaAGCACACCTGGTTCCCTGGAGAAGTTTGCTCTGAGCATGGGACTCTCCTGTCCCCCATCGCCCCAGGCACTGGGATTCCTCCTCGGCagccccctgctctgggctgctggggctgtcacaCTCCTCATGCACCTTTTGAGAGCTTCTGGGGGGCTGCAACACCCCCACCCCCTGATCCAGCAGTGCAACCAAACCCCGGTGGCGGCAGGAGCTGGCCTtggtggcagggagggaaagagggagggaaaCGCCGCGGGCTGTGGGCAAATTGGCGTGGATGGGTGAGTGCAGGGGCAGTGATGAGCTGCAGGATGGAGAGGCTGCACAGACAGGCTGGGACTCTGCAcaggaggatttggggaatgAGACAGGGAGATTCACTgaagcagggaaaaagaaagttggtgaaacttttctggatttctttgtttttatcaTTTTTGACCCAAGGTTCTTCCCTTCAAAGGGAGAAGGGGAACGGCTCCGGTTCAGCCCCGGGTTccgggctgctctgctccccagatCCCCCCGGGGAAGCGGCTCGGAGCCGCGGGCAGCGCTGGACGAGGGGTGACAGAGAGAGGGGCGCACCTGCGGAACGAGCAGAGCCGGGGAGGGGCGGAGAGGGAGGGGGGGCTGAGCCGCGGTTGGGGGGGGGCCCACCGACAGGTGGGGAGctctggttttgggggggttacAACCGGATCGGGGGAGGCGCGATCTGGGGAGGGAGTACCACGGGCGGAGGGGGGCCGAGCCCCGGTCTGAGGGGGGGTGAGCTCAGTGCCCGGGGGCGGGCGCTGGGAGGGACCTCCCCGGCCCCTCCCGGTgggcggggggcgggggggccggGCTATAATGCCATTGATGCCGGGCGGCGGAGCCAGACAATACCGCGcccccgagccgggtgcccggagcgccctgccctgcccaaccctgccctgccccggccggccccgctccgctcccacCATGATGTCCATGAACAGCAAGCAGGCGTTCAGCATGCACCCCATCCTGCACGAGCCCAAGTACCCGCACCTGCACACCAGCTCCGAAGCCATCCGCAGAGCCTGCCTGCCCGCCCCCCAGGTAAGCCCAGCACGGCTTTCGGGAGGTTCCGTGCCCGCCGTCCCTCGCCAACTTactctgctttccctttgcATCTGGGTTtcggctgggtttggggggtccgTCCTTCCCGTCCTGCACCCCCGGCGGGCGGGGGCTGTTCCCGGGGCAGGGGGCTCGGGGGTTggggggctcggggagccccggccgtcccgtcccgtcccgtcccgctCCGTGCGGGCGCTGGAGCAgcgggggctgcgggacccCCGACGGCTCCGGCTCTGCCGCTGCCGCTGTCTGGGGAGCTGTTCCCGGAGAGCAGAGCGGGTGCCCGGCTCGGAGGGAGAGCGCTCGGTGTCTGGCACCGCGGTGCGTTTATCCGGGGGCTCGGGGAGCGCTCGGTTCGCGTTACCTGTCCCCGGCAGCGCCCGTGGGGCAGAGCGGGATCTCCGTCACGCCGCTCCCCGTTAATCCTCTCCCGCTCTCTGGGTTTGTTTTCGCTCCCGCTTTTCTCCTCCCCGCCCCTCCGTGCAGATCCAGGGGAACATCTTTGCGGGTTTTGACGAGACGCTGCTGCGGGGGGCCGAGGCTCTGGCCGCCGTGGATATCGTGTCGCAGAAAACGCACCCCTTCAAGCCGGACGCCACCTACCACACCATGAGCAGCGTGTCCTGCACTCCTACCTCGTCCTCCGTGCACCTGCACCACCCGTCCGTGCTGACCAcgcaccatccccaccaccaccaccaccagcccTCGCAGGGCCTGGACGGGGAGCTGCTGGACCACCTCAACTCCGCCCTGCCGCTCGGAGGGGTGCCGGGCCCCGACGTGGGCTCCACGCCTTCGCACCCGCACTCCCACATGTCGGCCATCAACCACATGGCCCACCACCCCCAGCCCATGAACATGTCCCACCCCCACGGCCTCGCGTCCCACGCCGTCATCTCGGGCCCCGAGACGGAGACGGACCCGCGGGAGCTCGAGTCCTTCGCCGAGCGCTTCAAGCAGCGGAGGATCAAGCTGGGGGTCACCCAGGCGGACGTGGGCTCCGCGCTGGCCAACCTGAAGATCCCGGGGGTGGGCTGCCTTAGCCAAAGCACCATCTGCAGGTTCGAGTCGCTCACCTTGTCCCACAACAACATGGTGGCCCTCAAGCCCATCCTGGAAGCGTGGCTGGAGGAGGCGGAGAGGGCGCAGCGGGAGAAAATGACCAAACCCGAGATCTACACGGGGGGGGACAAGAAGCGCAAGCGCACCTCCATCGCCGCCCCCGAGAAGCGCTCGCTCGAGGCCTATTTCGCCGTGCAGCCCCGGCCCTCCTCCGAGAAAATCGCCGCCATCGCCGAGAAGTTAGACTTGAAGAAGAACGTGGTGCGGGTCTGGTTTTGCAATCAGagacagaagcagaaaaggatGAAATTTTCTGCCACCTActgaggaaggggctgggaggcagcggTGCGGGGGGTGCTGCCCTCCCGACCGCCCCCCGGCCCTTCCGAACAGGGCTTGGGGTTCtcggctttttttttttggggggggggttaaaaaattgggaaaaaaccaaccaaccaaccaaacaaaaaaccaggaaaaaataaactttaaaataaagGGAAACGCGCCCAAAGCAAAGTGAACAGTTTGGTGCCTGCTCCTCACCCCTGGGCAAAGTGGCCCCGCTGTTCTGACTGGTACAGACTGCTTTTGTAGATAAAActggagaaaaaacaaaaaaacaaaaaaagatggagaaaaaggaaaaagacaaaacGAAAAGGCCAAGGGGGAAGTTTGGGGGTGCCCGGAGtcggggcagcagcagcagcgagaGCCCGGTGGGTCTTTGTCACTGCCCCTCCCGGCTTGGGGGCCGTGGCGCCGCTCACTCCTCTGTGTCCGCTcctcttcttaaaaaaaacacGAGaattaaaagaaggaaaagaaatgagaaaggAAACGAGCTGGAAGCCAGCTGTAAACCCGGGGTGCTCCCCGCCGCCAGGGTCCCCGCACACCCACGCACACACACGCACCTGCATGGTTTTGTTCTTTCCCCTGCCCCCCGCAAACCCATCGCGTTTTTGCAGTACCATTTCTGTTTCTACCTCATCGgctaaattgaaaaaaaaaattaaaaggagaaaaaaaggagaaaatattaaaaaagaaaaaaaaaattggcccGTCCCTGGAGTCGCGGTTTGTTCGGGGAAATGGAGATTTATTTTGCGTTGGTTTCAATCCAACCGTTCGATTTCTGTATGGTTTTCACTGTATAAAATCCTAAGCTTCGACAATCACGTCCTTGGGGCTCAGtggagcggcgggagcggcccgAGGCAGCGGGGacggagcccggcccggcctcggggCGGCTGCCTCTGCGCATAGGGAACTCTGCACTTTCGAAGGCAAGAAAACTcttattttcccccctttcctttGCATATTTAATAGAGAAAATTGcctccttttgttttctttttttttttaatattttattttatgaattaAAGGAGATTTCGTTCCgctgtgtgtgtgctgaatGAAATTTTGGTGTCTGTGTACgctgcagcatttcaaataAATCATGCACGTTTTACCTCACCCTCCTGCCTCCTGCACTTACTGCGGCTCCGGGGCTCCTTTCACGGGACTCCCGGCTGGCTCCCGGTGCCCCGCGGGGATGGGCACGGACAGAGCGGCCCGGGGGGCAGAACCGGGGGGTCCTGGCTGCCCTCCGGCCATCGCGGCGGTTTTGGCCCTTCCTCGCCCGGGGGTCGCTCCCGCAGCCCGGGGGTCGCTCCCGCAGCCCGGGGGTCGTTGCGGCGCCGCCCGCAGCACCGGGAGCTGCCGCGAACGGCGGCGGAGCCGGGCTGCCCCCCTGAGCCCGCAGCCCGCGGGGGGACACCCCcggctgtccctgtcacccccgGGTGCCCCTGCCACCCCCAAATATCCCTGTCACCCCCCGGGTGCCCCTGTCACCCCCGGCTGTCCTTGTCACCCCCAAATGTCCCTTTCATCCCCCGGGTGCCCCTGTCACCCCCAAATGTCCTTGTCACCCCCAAATGTCCCTTTCATCCCCCGGGTGCCCCTGTCACCCTCGGCTGTCCTTGTCACCCCCCGGCTGCCCCTGTCACCCCCCGgctgcccctgccaccccctGGGTGCCCCTGCCGCCCCCCGGGTGCCCCTGCCACCCCCAaatgtccctgtcaccccccGGCTCCGAAAGAGACATTCGCCCTCCCCCGGCTCCGCTCCCCAAACGCGCTTCAACTCCCGGCGGGTGGAACCGAGGGTCTCCTCTGTCCTCGGGGATCAGAACCTGGGGGTCTGCTCCGTCCCCGGGACACGCGGAGAAAAGGGCTAAAATCAAGCGacttttgttggttttctttgtttggggtgtttctgttttatttttgtttgagggttttttgttcacttgggtttttgtttgtgcgcggttttttattgttgttttgttttgtttcataaCTTATTCGGGGGAAAGAAATAATCAAACGCGAGTTGTGGTGTTGAAGCCCGACAGCCGGGACCCTGCGGCTTTTACAGGGGAAAACCAAAGTAGaacaagaaaaattaaagtagaataaaattaaatgaaataaaataaagggaaatgaaatacgataaagtgaaataaaataaaacgaAGTAAAATGAATGAAAGTGAACTAATGAAatgaagtgaaataaaataaaaccaaagccaaacaagcaaaccaaaaccataaaacaaaccaaacaaaataacaaacaaacaaaaccctaaAACTCCACAAAGaagtaagaaaaacaaacaaaaaaaagcaagcaaacaaacaaacaaaaacgcacaaaaaaaataagaaaaagaaagaaagaaaaggaagagagaaagaaagcaagaaagcaagaaagaaagaaagaaaggaaggaagaaaggaaggagaggaaatttTGCGGCTCCCGAAATAACTGTCGGAGGAGTTGCTGCCCCTGGGCAAGCGGGGCCAGCTCGGCGGTGGCCggcagagccctgccagcccttcctgccctgcctgccctgccagccctgc includes:
- the LOC129125945 gene encoding brain-specific homeobox/POU domain protein 3, with the translated sequence MMSMNSKQAFSMHPILHEPKYPHLHTSSEAIRRACLPAPQIQGNIFAGFDETLLRGAEALAAVDIVSQKTHPFKPDATYHTMSSVSCTPTSSSVHLHHPSVLTTHHPHHHHHQPSQGLDGELLDHLNSALPLGGVPGPDVGSTPSHPHSHMSAINHMAHHPQPMNMSHPHGLASHAVISGPETETDPRELESFAERFKQRRIKLGVTQADVGSALANLKIPGVGCLSQSTICRFESLTLSHNNMVALKPILEAWLEEAERAQREKMTKPEIYTGGDKKRKRTSIAAPEKRSLEAYFAVQPRPSSEKIAAIAEKLDLKKNVVRVWFCNQRQKQKRMKFSATY